The Impatiens glandulifera chromosome 8, dImpGla2.1, whole genome shotgun sequence genome includes a window with the following:
- the LOC124912282 gene encoding uncharacterized protein LOC124912282, protein MAALTAALISIAGLVLGWIAIEMACKPCLEKGREAIDRSLNPDYDPDEEDNNNIRAPLNPNPNPQPADEDPDGSSVIKPI, encoded by the coding sequence ATGGCGGCATTAACAGCAGCACTGATATCAATTGCAGGGTTAGTTCTTGGATGGATCGCCATTGAGATGGCGTGCAAACCCTGCCTCGAGAAGGGTCGTGAAGCAATTGATCGGAGTCTCAATCCCGATTACGATCCCGACGAAGAAGACAACAACAACATCCGCGCCCCTCTCAATCCCAATCCCAATCCTCAACCGGCAGATGAAGATCCTGATGGATCCAGCGTTATCAAACCCATCTGA